The following are encoded in a window of Ignicoccus islandicus DSM 13165 genomic DNA:
- a CDS encoding type II/IV secretion system ATPase subunit, whose translation MPTLGEVIANVQRNLLELIGKIKRGESVTQTLERIRKERPAVGEPGVASAGGRVLRSLIPAEKLVDFYSVKPPYSYVLIYIDDQERIRYHTIEPILTRRELAGLIKLKALLFQEFHVRGDILRKSVKDPLEAGKLIAQTVRRMARDYGLKLPVLSIEKLTYYVVRDTVGYGPLDVIINDPAIEDIFCDGTGLPIYVWHQRYEWLRSNVVFIDEDELMRYVRKLAVRSGKELSYAQPLLDGAIPPWKYRLHATHPVVTYRGPSFTIRKFRENPFTLPELVRLGTLPPEIAAYLWILVDSINSALVVGAMASGKTTLLNAIAMMIPPESKIVTAEDTPEIRLPHENWVAMVTRPSSEPGVEDITLYDLLRSALRQRPEFIIVGEIRGEEAFTFFQAVSVGHGGLGTVHGETIDAAIKRLITKPMDVPKGLIPAVKVFILNARVKYGGKIVRRSLEVREIITIDERGELVMNTAFKWDPETDSWEEAQHLYLIENAAEKMLVDYNQLYNEMKRRALIMKWMAWREKTSVRDVMDMVRRYRRNPDMVFTQVASELRASGLMEEVALL comes from the coding sequence GTGCCCACGTTAGGCGAAGTAATAGCTAACGTTCAAAGGAACTTACTTGAACTAATTGGCAAAATAAAGAGAGGGGAGAGCGTAACTCAGACTCTAGAAAGAATCAGAAAAGAGAGACCTGCAGTAGGCGAACCCGGAGTAGCCAGCGCGGGCGGTAGGGTACTTAGAAGCCTCATCCCGGCTGAGAAGCTCGTGGATTTCTACTCGGTTAAACCACCCTATAGTTACGTCCTCATATATATCGACGATCAAGAAAGGATAAGGTACCACACCATCGAGCCCATTCTAACAAGGAGGGAGCTAGCTGGTTTAATAAAACTCAAGGCCTTACTCTTTCAAGAATTTCATGTCAGAGGAGACATTCTAAGGAAGTCCGTTAAAGATCCTCTAGAAGCGGGAAAGTTAATAGCTCAGACAGTTAGGAGGATGGCCCGAGACTACGGTCTGAAGCTTCCCGTTTTAAGCATTGAGAAGCTCACGTACTACGTCGTTAGGGATACTGTAGGTTACGGTCCACTCGACGTTATCATCAACGATCCGGCCATAGAGGACATATTCTGTGACGGTACCGGGCTCCCGATTTACGTCTGGCACCAAAGGTACGAGTGGTTGAGGAGCAACGTAGTCTTCATTGATGAAGACGAATTAATGAGATACGTTAGGAAACTGGCAGTTAGGTCCGGTAAGGAGTTAAGTTACGCTCAACCTCTATTGGACGGTGCGATACCTCCTTGGAAGTACAGGCTTCACGCGACCCATCCAGTAGTAACTTACAGAGGTCCTTCCTTTACTATAAGAAAGTTCCGTGAAAACCCATTCACTCTACCCGAACTAGTTAGGCTCGGAACGCTCCCACCGGAGATAGCGGCTTACCTTTGGATACTGGTAGATTCAATAAACTCAGCCTTGGTAGTAGGCGCAATGGCGTCCGGTAAAACTACGCTGCTTAACGCAATTGCAATGATGATCCCACCAGAGAGCAAGATAGTTACTGCGGAAGACACACCTGAAATAAGGTTACCTCACGAGAACTGGGTAGCAATGGTAACGAGACCTTCCAGCGAACCGGGAGTAGAGGACATCACCCTTTACGACTTGCTTAGATCCGCTCTGAGGCAGAGGCCTGAATTCATTATAGTAGGTGAGATAAGAGGTGAAGAGGCCTTCACCTTCTTCCAAGCCGTCTCAGTAGGTCACGGAGGTCTTGGAACAGTCCACGGTGAAACGATCGATGCCGCAATAAAGAGGCTCATTACCAAACCAATGGACGTACCCAAAGGCTTGATACCAGCAGTCAAGGTATTCATCCTCAATGCGAGAGTCAAGTATGGAGGGAAGATCGTTAGAAGGAGCCTGGAGGTAAGGGAAATAATAACCATAGACGAGAGAGGAGAACTAGTCATGAACACCGCGTTCAAATGGGACCCAGAAACGGACTCTTGGGAGGAAGCGCAACACCTCTACCTAATTGAAAACGCTGCTGAGAAAATGCTAGTAGACTACAACCAGCTGTACAACGAAATGAAGAGGAGAGCTCTAATAATGAAATGGATGGCTTGGAGGGAGAAGACGTCCGTTAGGGACGTCATGGATATGGTAAGGAGGTACAGGAGGAACCCCGATATGGTATTTACTCAAGTCGCTTCGGAGCTCAGAGCCTCAGGTCTCATGGAGGAGGTGGCCCTACTATGA
- a CDS encoding type II secretion system F family protein, translated as MSTRIVLEEIEAKTKKREKAEVKSANALFYIFYRISKSIGIQRFLEESFKGLEKYILGSRLQVSFPVYVATMALLPLAIAPLISAFVFVTTFYVLYMPPLLSIGLTIISFVVGYAIVFMLLYVVPVAMFSSRSPVLEKSLVVLYAYLAALGVSGASYVEALRKLWEKSESLGAEPELAEVITRIYLLGEDVVDVLKDVAERAPNREFANFLRGLANVIESGAGLDKFAEVGFESSMAIMQAKMKEAMGALEIMSEMYVTGSSVMPILGLSFAVVLATMGPSAKMFGLTLPMKPATLAGLMSFFGIPLISIFAILMVDGTLSKIRGW; from the coding sequence ATGAGCACTAGAATAGTTCTAGAAGAAATAGAAGCCAAGACTAAGAAAAGGGAAAAAGCTGAAGTTAAGAGCGCTAACGCTCTGTTCTATATCTTCTACAGGATATCCAAAAGCATAGGAATTCAGAGGTTCTTGGAAGAATCCTTCAAAGGCCTAGAGAAGTACATACTCGGCTCCAGACTTCAAGTCTCCTTCCCAGTTTACGTTGCAACCATGGCCTTGCTCCCCCTCGCAATCGCCCCGTTAATCTCAGCCTTCGTATTCGTTACAACTTTCTATGTATTATACATGCCTCCCTTGCTCTCTATTGGTTTAACAATTATTTCATTCGTAGTCGGATACGCCATAGTTTTCATGCTCTTGTACGTTGTTCCAGTGGCAATGTTCAGTTCAAGAAGCCCAGTTCTAGAGAAGAGCTTAGTCGTTCTATACGCTTACCTAGCTGCCTTAGGAGTTTCCGGCGCTAGCTACGTCGAAGCTCTGAGGAAGCTATGGGAGAAGAGCGAAAGCTTAGGTGCCGAACCGGAACTTGCTGAGGTGATTACGAGAATATACCTACTAGGAGAGGACGTAGTAGACGTCCTTAAGGACGTGGCGGAAAGGGCTCCCAATAGGGAATTCGCGAACTTCCTAAGAGGTCTGGCTAATGTAATAGAATCCGGTGCCGGCCTCGATAAGTTCGCAGAGGTTGGTTTCGAGAGCTCCATGGCAATAATGCAAGCTAAAATGAAGGAAGCAATGGGTGCACTAGAAATAATGAGCGAAATGTACGTGACTGGATCATCAGTAATGCCAATTTTGGGACTCTCGTTCGCAGTGGTTCTAGCTACCATGGGCCCCTCTGCTAAGATGTTCGGATTAACGCTTCCAATGAAGCCAGCCACCTTGGCCGGCCTAATGTCCTTCTTCGGTATTCCACTAATATCCATATTCGCGATACTCATGGTGGATGGTACACTAAGTAAGATAAGGGGATGGTGA
- a CDS encoding type II secretion system F family protein — MEKQEIMLMAVTPVLGIVLMIITYVPPGEKVFEALPRIYLPYNPDTLRSITIGILTILAGPALAYYLYMKRIESIISNTPLMLQDIAVTVRSGTKVYASFVEISDRDYGALTPFIRRIASLIYLLGLDMLDALRLVLNDLPKETRKYFYFIEEAYESGGRAVEVLDKASELARRIMEFEEEREKTLKSQGFIILFSVVIFVATAAILYYLAVQMYASSVEVNKKLGEQQLQPIDPLEVLGYVYYMSISLSLFAGIATGKIVKGTIAAGLFYSILVLILSLGIVLALPVVIPPYPQEAVTAQATGAFPQT; from the coding sequence ATGGAAAAACAAGAGATAATGTTAATGGCAGTAACGCCCGTTTTGGGAATAGTATTGATGATAATAACCTACGTGCCACCAGGAGAGAAAGTGTTCGAAGCCCTTCCAAGGATTTACTTGCCTTACAACCCCGATACTTTGAGATCGATAACCATAGGTATACTAACCATCTTAGCCGGTCCAGCTTTAGCTTATTACTTGTATATGAAGAGGATAGAGAGCATAATTAGCAACACGCCCTTAATGCTACAAGACATCGCAGTAACGGTTAGAAGCGGTACTAAGGTTTACGCCTCTTTCGTTGAGATAAGCGATAGGGACTACGGAGCTCTAACTCCGTTCATTAGGAGAATAGCTTCCCTAATCTACTTGCTCGGCCTAGACATGCTCGATGCCTTAAGGCTGGTTCTAAACGACTTACCCAAGGAAACGAGGAAGTACTTCTACTTCATCGAAGAGGCGTACGAGAGCGGAGGTAGGGCTGTCGAGGTCCTAGATAAGGCCTCGGAACTTGCGAGGAGAATTATGGAATTCGAAGAAGAAAGGGAAAAGACCCTCAAGAGCCAAGGTTTCATAATTCTCTTTAGCGTTGTAATTTTCGTAGCGACGGCAGCTATACTTTACTACTTAGCTGTCCAAATGTACGCTTCTTCCGTTGAAGTTAACAAGAAATTAGGCGAACAACAGTTACAGCCAATAGATCCATTAGAAGTATTAGGATACGTATACTACATGTCCATCTCCCTATCCTTGTTCGCTGGGATAGCCACTGGAAAGATAGTGAAAGGGACTATAGCTGCCGGGTTGTTCTATTCAATATTAGTGCTTATTCTAAGCCTTGGAATAGTATTGGCTCTACCGGTAGTTATACCACCGTATCCACAGGAGGCTGTTACTGCGCAAGCGACTGGGGCGTTCCCCCAAACGTAA
- a CDS encoding 50S ribosomal protein L16, translating into MAKPARCFTKRHAKAFSGPPYTREEYIHGAPQPKVVKWVMGNPKVEAEVEIRLVALERAQIRHNALEAARVAVHKALSSSIGENNYVFIIKRYPHHVLREHKFMAFAGADRLQEGMRHAFGKPVGRAVRIYPGQDILVVKTKKQFADKAKEIMKMAAYKMPIPCRVEVIELSK; encoded by the coding sequence ATGGCCAAGCCCGCTAGATGCTTCACTAAGAGACACGCGAAGGCGTTCAGCGGTCCTCCGTATACTAGGGAAGAATACATCCACGGCGCGCCCCAACCCAAAGTAGTTAAGTGGGTAATGGGTAATCCGAAGGTCGAGGCCGAAGTCGAAATAAGGCTCGTCGCATTGGAGAGGGCGCAAATTAGGCACAACGCATTAGAGGCCGCGAGAGTTGCCGTTCACAAGGCGCTATCCAGCTCAATAGGCGAGAACAATTACGTATTCATAATTAAGAGATATCCTCACCACGTGTTGAGGGAACACAAGTTCATGGCGTTCGCCGGTGCAGACAGATTGCAAGAAGGCATGAGGCACGCCTTCGGAAAGCCCGTTGGAAGAGCCGTTAGAATATATCCCGGTCAAGACATACTGGTAGTTAAAACTAAGAAGCAGTTTGCGGATAAGGCTAAGGAAATAATGAAGATGGCTGCTTACAAGATGCCCATACCTTGTAGGGTTGAGGTAATAGAACTATCTAAGTAA
- the pstB gene encoding phosphate ABC transporter ATP-binding protein PstB encodes MSSDKPIIEIRNLKVRIAGKEVLKGINLEIPRNKVFAIMGPSGSGKSTILRSINRLWDLYPEVEIDGEILLDGKDVYAMKDKEVRRLVGMVFQRPNPFPHMSIFDNVAIGLKMNKLVKSKEELRERVEWALKKAYLWDEVKDELKKKASQLSGGQQQRLCIARALALKPKVLLMDEPTSALDVVSTKKIEETIVELKKDLTIVIVTHNPQQAARISDYVAFVYQGQVIEVGPTSEIFTRPKNKLTEKYVLGKV; translated from the coding sequence ATGAGTTCTGATAAACCGATTATAGAGATAAGGAACTTGAAGGTCAGAATAGCTGGAAAGGAAGTACTGAAAGGCATCAACTTGGAAATACCTAGAAACAAAGTGTTCGCAATAATGGGACCCTCTGGATCCGGTAAGAGCACCATTTTGAGGTCCATAAATAGGCTCTGGGACCTTTATCCGGAGGTCGAAATAGATGGCGAAATACTGCTGGACGGAAAGGACGTCTACGCTATGAAGGACAAAGAGGTCAGGAGGCTAGTCGGAATGGTATTTCAGAGACCTAATCCGTTTCCCCATATGAGCATTTTCGATAACGTTGCCATAGGCTTGAAGATGAACAAACTCGTTAAGAGTAAGGAAGAGTTAAGGGAACGCGTAGAATGGGCTTTGAAGAAGGCTTACTTATGGGACGAAGTTAAGGACGAATTGAAGAAGAAGGCCAGTCAGCTTTCGGGAGGCCAGCAACAGAGGCTTTGCATAGCGAGGGCGCTAGCGCTTAAACCGAAGGTACTGTTAATGGACGAACCCACTTCAGCTCTAGACGTCGTCTCCACTAAGAAAATAGAAGAAACGATAGTTGAATTAAAGAAGGACCTTACGATAGTCATTGTTACCCACAACCCGCAGCAAGCAGCGAGAATAAGCGACTACGTAGCCTTCGTTTACCAAGGTCAAGTAATCGAGGTAGGTCCAACGAGCGAGATATTTACCAGGCCTAAGAACAAGTTAACCGAGAAGTACGTACTAGGGAAGGTCTAG
- a CDS encoding PstA family ABC transporter permease: MPRIGILAIYVLSLSALGTLLWILGSIVANGLPIVMKYGYQLFVNDIPPPIFFFGTPKVGIAPAIVGTLEMIFMALLISFPIGFLAGVLIAEFRRSKLSRIAEDVASLLVELPTIAAGIAIYWLVVVPTKSFSALAGSMALSVIMVPYITIYTAEAYRKVPKEVKEGGLALGIPYPKVLFKVLRGLIAPGVVTGTLIALAKAAGEAAPLLFTAGWSDKLELDPLKPSASLSVLIYKFGFSSQELWLELSWAASFVLVFAIILPLIIISKLVVRRHEF; encoded by the coding sequence GTGCCTAGAATCGGCATACTTGCAATTTACGTTCTCAGCCTAAGCGCTTTAGGAACGCTGCTCTGGATATTGGGTTCAATAGTTGCCAACGGACTTCCAATAGTAATGAAGTACGGCTATCAACTCTTCGTAAACGACATACCTCCTCCGATATTCTTCTTCGGAACTCCTAAGGTTGGGATAGCTCCGGCGATAGTTGGAACGCTTGAAATGATCTTTATGGCGCTACTAATTTCGTTCCCTATAGGTTTCCTCGCTGGAGTTCTAATAGCGGAATTTAGGCGTTCGAAGCTATCTAGAATAGCTGAAGACGTCGCCTCGCTACTGGTAGAGCTACCGACCATAGCTGCTGGTATAGCGATATATTGGTTAGTAGTGGTTCCTACGAAGAGCTTTTCCGCACTAGCTGGGAGCATGGCTCTCTCTGTGATAATGGTTCCTTACATTACCATTTACACCGCTGAGGCGTATAGGAAGGTGCCTAAGGAAGTGAAGGAGGGGGGACTTGCTTTAGGGATACCTTATCCGAAGGTCCTCTTCAAGGTTCTCAGGGGCCTAATAGCTCCGGGCGTCGTAACTGGCACGCTAATAGCTCTAGCTAAGGCTGCTGGAGAAGCTGCCCCCCTACTCTTCACGGCCGGATGGAGCGACAAACTGGAGTTAGATCCGTTGAAGCCAAGCGCCAGCTTGAGCGTCCTAATATACAAGTTCGGTTTCAGCTCACAAGAACTTTGGCTAGAGCTTAGTTGGGCCGCTTCCTTCGTTTTGGTATTCGCAATAATATTGCCTTTAATAATAATCAGTAAGTTAGTGGTGAGAAGACATGAGTTCTGA
- the pstC gene encoding phosphate ABC transporter permease subunit PstC codes for MKKRLKPPILVSFGGLLLLVVFISALLPIAYYSTPFILEKGYELLTSSEWNPSANKFGAIQFILGSLWVTFWSTLLTLPLSVSMAVFAAELAPKRLKTLVGGLVDLIAAVPSVVYGYWGLMIFGPLMATYFYPTFQSILSNVPLISTLVETSSITPQCFMTAVLVLSLMMIPYASAIIRNSYEMIPKDLKEAVYALGGDQWDVIKIGIGYVKSSIVAGTIIAAGRALGETMAVTMLIGNSIGPFKPCLLCRGATITSLVANEFEEAMMNPLHSEALTTLILILVGMGFALLYFGRKVSKNFMEVEASA; via the coding sequence ATGAAGAAACGGCTCAAACCACCGATACTGGTGAGTTTCGGCGGCTTATTGCTTCTAGTAGTCTTTATATCAGCGCTATTACCAATAGCGTACTACTCGACCCCCTTCATATTAGAGAAGGGGTACGAACTCCTTACGTCTAGTGAATGGAATCCTTCTGCGAACAAGTTCGGTGCAATACAATTCATCTTAGGTAGCCTATGGGTGACCTTCTGGTCCACGCTACTTACGCTACCCCTTTCGGTATCCATGGCCGTGTTCGCAGCGGAGCTGGCCCCGAAGAGGTTGAAGACCCTAGTGGGAGGTCTAGTTGACTTAATTGCAGCTGTACCCAGCGTGGTTTACGGATATTGGGGATTAATGATCTTCGGCCCGCTTATGGCTACGTACTTCTATCCGACCTTTCAATCAATTCTGTCTAACGTACCATTGATCTCAACTTTAGTTGAGACCTCTTCAATTACTCCTCAATGCTTCATGACGGCCGTATTGGTCCTATCGCTAATGATGATACCTTACGCCTCGGCAATAATAAGGAACTCCTACGAAATGATACCCAAGGACCTAAAGGAAGCAGTTTACGCTCTAGGGGGCGATCAATGGGACGTTATTAAGATAGGCATAGGGTACGTTAAGTCCTCAATCGTAGCTGGAACCATTATAGCAGCTGGAAGAGCCCTCGGCGAAACAATGGCTGTGACAATGTTGATAGGTAATTCCATAGGTCCCTTCAAACCGTGCTTGCTATGCAGAGGTGCCACTATAACCTCGCTGGTAGCTAACGAGTTCGAAGAAGCAATGATGAACCCGCTCCATAGCGAGGCCTTAACTACGTTAATACTAATTCTAGTGGGAATGGGCTTCGCGTTGCTCTACTTTGGAAGGAAGGTCTCCAAGAACTTCATGGAGGTGGAGGCTAGTGCCTAG
- a CDS encoding tyrosine--tRNA ligase — MDVEEKIKLIKRNTVEIVTESELREKLEKGEKLKGYIGFEPSGLFHVGWMVWAKKLDDLVRAGIEMRVLAATWHAWVNDKLGGDLNLIRDAARYVWHVLKALGLPMDKIGWVYAEDLVSDPNYWALVIKVAKNTSLARMKRALTIMGRKADEAELDSSKLIYPAMQVSDIVYMDLDVALGGLDQRKAHMLQRDVAPKINAKKVIAIHTPLLTSLQGGKRMDVKDLDDYASEIKMSKSKPESAIFVHDSPEEIWSKLKKAYCPAGVVEFNPVLDIVKYVIFPWREYKPFVVERPEKFGGTVAFNTYEELEEAFREGKLHPLDLKKATAKYLSEILEPVRRYFQENEEAKELYRKISSSRITR; from the coding sequence GTGGACGTAGAAGAGAAAATTAAATTAATAAAGAGAAATACGGTAGAGATAGTAACCGAAAGCGAACTAAGGGAGAAGCTCGAGAAGGGAGAGAAGCTGAAGGGATACATAGGCTTCGAGCCCTCGGGCCTCTTTCACGTAGGTTGGATGGTCTGGGCGAAGAAGCTCGACGATCTAGTTAGAGCCGGCATAGAGATGAGAGTGCTGGCAGCCACTTGGCACGCTTGGGTCAACGACAAGCTAGGCGGTGACTTAAACCTCATAAGGGACGCAGCTCGGTACGTCTGGCACGTTCTCAAGGCCCTAGGACTACCCATGGATAAGATAGGGTGGGTCTACGCTGAAGACCTAGTTAGCGATCCCAATTACTGGGCCTTAGTTATCAAGGTTGCTAAAAACACCTCGTTAGCGAGAATGAAAAGGGCGTTAACTATAATGGGAAGGAAGGCGGACGAGGCGGAGCTAGATAGCTCCAAATTAATCTATCCAGCAATGCAGGTTTCCGATATAGTATACATGGACTTGGACGTAGCCTTGGGGGGCTTAGATCAAAGGAAAGCACATATGCTACAGAGAGACGTAGCTCCTAAGATCAATGCCAAGAAGGTTATAGCAATTCACACGCCCTTACTTACCTCCTTGCAAGGGGGTAAGAGAATGGATGTGAAGGACCTAGACGATTACGCCTCCGAAATAAAGATGAGTAAGAGCAAACCGGAGAGCGCCATATTCGTTCACGACTCACCGGAAGAGATATGGAGTAAATTGAAGAAAGCTTACTGCCCGGCTGGAGTGGTGGAGTTCAACCCAGTTCTGGACATAGTTAAATACGTAATATTTCCTTGGAGGGAATACAAACCCTTCGTCGTAGAGAGGCCCGAGAAGTTCGGCGGGACTGTTGCTTTCAATACATACGAAGAATTAGAGGAGGCGTTCAGGGAAGGCAAGCTCCATCCCTTAGATTTGAAGAAAGCTACCGCCAAGTACCTCTCGGAAATACTTGAGCCCGTGAGGAGATACTTCCAAGAGAACGAAGAGGCCAAGGAGTTATATCGGAAGATATCGAGCAGTAGGATCACGAGGTAA